A region of Arabidopsis thaliana chromosome 5, partial sequence DNA encodes the following proteins:
- the EXO70H7 gene encoding exocyst subunit exo70 family protein H7 (exocyst subunit exo70 family protein H7 (EXO70H7); INVOLVED IN: exocytosis, vesicle docking involved in exocytosis; LOCATED IN: cytosol, nucleus, exocyst; EXPRESSED IN: 22 plant structures; EXPRESSED DURING: 13 growth stages; CONTAINS InterPro DOMAIN/s: Exo70 exocyst complex subunit (InterPro:IPR004140); BEST Arabidopsis thaliana protein match is: exocyst subunit exo70 family protein H6 (TAIR:AT1G07725.1); Has 772 Blast hits to 760 proteins in 67 species: Archae - 0; Bacteria - 0; Metazoa - 133; Fungi - 5; Plants - 633; Viruses - 0; Other Eukaryotes - 1 (source: NCBI BLink).), with the protein MGKHLFRSSPPPEKPTAHLSLAESAVQECMSNINTVISKWTSPAASSSDDFLFSTNSRREAEEFVTAVRHLQSTMHRLVSVNPSSEKLIYAQNLMQSAMKLLESEFHRVLKANREYLDPECVSVRSYRSSRFSTSTTTSVSDSEDESSYEENADEEHRFSGGDSDAMDDLKMIADCMISTGYAKECVRVYKTVRKSIVDETLHNLQMERFNLHQVQKMDWEILESKIKTWLKAVKLAVRKLFFGERILADHVFSSSGLIVESSFTEITQEGALILFTFPEYASKIKKLTPEKMFRFLDMYEALANLYVEIESIFYFESAAAVRSQVINSLARLGDATRLMMTDFESAIQKETSKTPIIGGGVHPLTRYVMNYLSFLADYSDSIAAIFENWKLSVPTPLPDSLYISGGDEANPEDLYSSPVSVRIAWVILLTLCKIDGKAQPYKDVALSYLFLANNLQYVVVKVRSSTLKVLLGDDWVFRHEEKVKLYADKFEKLAWGKVLDLLPEIPTDEISPEEAKVLVARFNDEFETSYRKQTSWVIPDPKLRDQIKITLSQKLMLVCTEFYRMNRFAYGMVGDNEAISRYTPEDIGNYLSDLYFGSRGSGSVSTAGGSGSGSGSGTVRVKLVADVVVIE; encoded by the exons ATGGGGAAGCATTTATTCCGATCATCTCCTCCACCGGAGAAACCAACAGCTCATCTCTCTCTCGCGGAATCAGCTGTTCAAGAATGTATGAGCAACATCAACACCGTCATATCAAAATGGACTTCTCCGGCTGCTTCTTCCTCCGACGACTTCCTCTTCTCCACCAACAGTCGTCGTGAAGCAGAGGAGTTTGTTACAGCCGTTAGACATCTACAAAGCACGATGCATCGTTTGGTTTCCGTTAACCCTTCCTCGGAGAAGCTAATCTACGCACAGAATCTAATGCAATCGGCGATGAAGCTTCTCGAATCAGAGTTTCATCGTGTTTTAAAAGCGAACCGTGAGTATTTAGATCCTGAATGTGTCTCTGTACGTTCTTACAGATCATCGAGATTCAGTACTTCGACTACGACTAGTGTCTCCGATTCCGAAGACGAAAGCAGTTACGAAGAAAACGCCGACGAAGAGCATAGATTCTCCGGTGGAGATTCCGACGCAATGGATGATCTCAAGATGATTGCTGATTGTATGATCTCTACCGGCTACGCTAAGGAATGCGTTAGGGTTTATAAAACCGTACGGAAATCGATTGTTGATGAGACGCTGCATAATCTGCAAATGGAGAGATTCAATCTTCATCAGGTTCAGAAAATGGATTGGGAGATTCTCGaatcaaagatcaaaacatGGCTAAAAGCTGTGAAATTAGCTGTTAGAAAATTGTTCTTCGGTGAGAGGATTTTAGCTGATcatgttttctcttcctctggtTTAATCGTTGAATCTTCTTTCACTGAGATTACTCAAGAAGGAGCATTGATTCTCTTCACTTTCCCGGAATATGCTTCCAAGATCAAAAAGTTAACTCCGGAGAAAATGTTTCGGTTTCTGGATATGTATGAAGCTCTTGCGAATCTCTATGTTGAGATTGAATCAATCTTCTACTTCGAATCAGCTGCTGCGGTTAGATCTCAGGTGATAAACTCGTTAGCTAGACTCGGCGATGCGACGAGGTTGATGATGACGGATTTCGAATCGGCGATTCAGAAAGAAACCTCGAAGACTCCGATCATCGGTGGTGGTGTTCATCCTCTGACTCGTTACGTTATGAATTACCTCTCCTTCCTCGCTGATTACAGTGATTCCATCGCTGCGATATTCGAAAACTGGAAGCTGAGTGTGCCGACGCCGTTGCCGGATTCTTTATACATAAGCGGCGGCGATGAAGCGAATCCGGAGGATCTGTATTCGTCTCCGGTCTCTGTACGTATCGCTTGGGTGATTTTACTCACGCTTTGTAAAATCGACGGTAAAGCTCAGCCGTATAAAGACGTTGCTTTGTCTTATCTCTTCCTCGCTAACAATCTCCAATACGTCGTCGTTAAAGTCCGATCGTCGACTCTGAAGGTTCTTCTCGGAGACGATTGGGTGTTTAGGCATGAAGAGAAGGTGAAGCTGTATGCTGATAAGTTTGAGAAGCTTGCGTGGGGGAAAGTGCTGGATTTACTACCGGAGATTCCGACGGATGAGATTTCGCCGGAGGAAGCTAAGGTTTTGGTGGCGAGATTCAACGATGAGTTTGAGACGTCGTACCGGAAACAGACTTCGTGGGTTATACCCGACCCGAAACTTAGGGACCAGATTAAAATCACGTTGAGTCAGAAACTTATGCTGGTTTGTACCGAGTTTTACCGGATGAACCGGTTTGCATATGGTATGGTTGGAGATAATGAGGCTATTTCCAGATATACCCCTGAAGATATTGGGAATTACCTCTCGGATCTTTACTTTGGGTCTAGAGGCTCAGGGAGTGTTTCGACAGCTGGTGGGTCTGGATCCGGATCCGGATCCGGAACTG TACGGGTAAAGCTCGTGGCGGACGTAGTAGTCATTGAATGA
- the EXO70H7 gene encoding exocyst subunit exo70 family protein H7 (exocyst subunit exo70 family protein H7 (EXO70H7); INVOLVED IN: exocytosis, vesicle docking involved in exocytosis; LOCATED IN: cytosol, nucleus, exocyst; EXPRESSED IN: 22 plant structures; EXPRESSED DURING: 13 growth stages; CONTAINS InterPro DOMAIN/s: Exo70 exocyst complex subunit (InterPro:IPR004140); BEST Arabidopsis thaliana protein match is: exocyst subunit exo70 family protein H6 (TAIR:AT1G07725.1); Has 1807 Blast hits to 1807 proteins in 277 species: Archae - 0; Bacteria - 0; Metazoa - 736; Fungi - 347; Plants - 385; Viruses - 0; Other Eukaryotes - 339 (source: NCBI BLink).): MGKHLFRSSPPPEKPTAHLSLAESAVQECMSNINTVISKWTSPAASSSDDFLFSTNSRREAEEFVTAVRHLQSTMHRLVSVNPSSEKLIYAQNLMQSAMKLLESEFHRVLKANREYLDPECVSVRSYRSSRFSTSTTTSVSDSEDESSYEENADEEHRFSGGDSDAMDDLKMIADCMISTGYAKECVRVYKTVRKSIVDETLHNLQMERFNLHQVQKMDWEILESKIKTWLKAVKLAVRKLFFGERILADHVFSSSGLIVESSFTEITQEGALILFTFPEYASKIKKLTPEKMFRFLDMYEALANLYVEIESIFYFESAAAVRSQVINSLARLGDATRLMMTDFESAIQKETSKTPIIGGGVHPLTRYVMNYLSFLADYSDSIAAIFENWKLSVPTPLPDSLYISGGDEANPEDLYSSPVSVRIAWVILLTLCKIDGKAQPYKDVALSYLFLANNLQYVVVKVRSSTLKVLLGDDWVFRHEEKVKLYADKFEKLAWGKVLDLLPEIPTDEISPEEAKVLVARFNDEFETSYRKQTSWVIPDPKLRDQIKITLSQKLMLVCTEFYRMNRFAYGMVGDNEAISRYTPEDIGNYLSDLYFGSRGSGSVSTAGGSGSGSGSGTGSSSTGKARGGRSSH, from the coding sequence ATGGGGAAGCATTTATTCCGATCATCTCCTCCACCGGAGAAACCAACAGCTCATCTCTCTCTCGCGGAATCAGCTGTTCAAGAATGTATGAGCAACATCAACACCGTCATATCAAAATGGACTTCTCCGGCTGCTTCTTCCTCCGACGACTTCCTCTTCTCCACCAACAGTCGTCGTGAAGCAGAGGAGTTTGTTACAGCCGTTAGACATCTACAAAGCACGATGCATCGTTTGGTTTCCGTTAACCCTTCCTCGGAGAAGCTAATCTACGCACAGAATCTAATGCAATCGGCGATGAAGCTTCTCGAATCAGAGTTTCATCGTGTTTTAAAAGCGAACCGTGAGTATTTAGATCCTGAATGTGTCTCTGTACGTTCTTACAGATCATCGAGATTCAGTACTTCGACTACGACTAGTGTCTCCGATTCCGAAGACGAAAGCAGTTACGAAGAAAACGCCGACGAAGAGCATAGATTCTCCGGTGGAGATTCCGACGCAATGGATGATCTCAAGATGATTGCTGATTGTATGATCTCTACCGGCTACGCTAAGGAATGCGTTAGGGTTTATAAAACCGTACGGAAATCGATTGTTGATGAGACGCTGCATAATCTGCAAATGGAGAGATTCAATCTTCATCAGGTTCAGAAAATGGATTGGGAGATTCTCGaatcaaagatcaaaacatGGCTAAAAGCTGTGAAATTAGCTGTTAGAAAATTGTTCTTCGGTGAGAGGATTTTAGCTGATcatgttttctcttcctctggtTTAATCGTTGAATCTTCTTTCACTGAGATTACTCAAGAAGGAGCATTGATTCTCTTCACTTTCCCGGAATATGCTTCCAAGATCAAAAAGTTAACTCCGGAGAAAATGTTTCGGTTTCTGGATATGTATGAAGCTCTTGCGAATCTCTATGTTGAGATTGAATCAATCTTCTACTTCGAATCAGCTGCTGCGGTTAGATCTCAGGTGATAAACTCGTTAGCTAGACTCGGCGATGCGACGAGGTTGATGATGACGGATTTCGAATCGGCGATTCAGAAAGAAACCTCGAAGACTCCGATCATCGGTGGTGGTGTTCATCCTCTGACTCGTTACGTTATGAATTACCTCTCCTTCCTCGCTGATTACAGTGATTCCATCGCTGCGATATTCGAAAACTGGAAGCTGAGTGTGCCGACGCCGTTGCCGGATTCTTTATACATAAGCGGCGGCGATGAAGCGAATCCGGAGGATCTGTATTCGTCTCCGGTCTCTGTACGTATCGCTTGGGTGATTTTACTCACGCTTTGTAAAATCGACGGTAAAGCTCAGCCGTATAAAGACGTTGCTTTGTCTTATCTCTTCCTCGCTAACAATCTCCAATACGTCGTCGTTAAAGTCCGATCGTCGACTCTGAAGGTTCTTCTCGGAGACGATTGGGTGTTTAGGCATGAAGAGAAGGTGAAGCTGTATGCTGATAAGTTTGAGAAGCTTGCGTGGGGGAAAGTGCTGGATTTACTACCGGAGATTCCGACGGATGAGATTTCGCCGGAGGAAGCTAAGGTTTTGGTGGCGAGATTCAACGATGAGTTTGAGACGTCGTACCGGAAACAGACTTCGTGGGTTATACCCGACCCGAAACTTAGGGACCAGATTAAAATCACGTTGAGTCAGAAACTTATGCTGGTTTGTACCGAGTTTTACCGGATGAACCGGTTTGCATATGGTATGGTTGGAGATAATGAGGCTATTTCCAGATATACCCCTGAAGATATTGGGAATTACCTCTCGGATCTTTACTTTGGGTCTAGAGGCTCAGGGAGTGTTTCGACAGCTGGTGGGTCTGGATCCGGATCCGGATCCGGAACTGGTTCGTCGAGTACGGGTAAAGCTCGTGGCGGACGTAGTAGTCATTGA